From Halobacteriovorax sp. GB3, a single genomic window includes:
- a CDS encoding polysaccharide deacetylase family protein encodes MNKSILMAGLMLSISAFSAQKQFPELNKIYRPKVDRGFDQYKSNSLRGTKKMVLTFDDGPHATRTPRVLDLLKKYDVKATFFILTKNVNKRTLPIVERILKEGHILASHDHDHGNNNNESRAHFHSDLKKSVKMIKDIENDLGIIQNESYYRFPYGAYGSNEAYHHFNVMKDVSDELFGENCINFAFWDIDSEDWVAKLTPENIASNIQAHIVGGTAYKHKTVRTFFGNTKHKVEKYKIRSPRGGGVVLMHDIHERSIKATELLLKWAQRERVKVVPLNEVEEYKYHGRDCRLN; translated from the coding sequence GTGAACAAGTCTATTCTTATGGCCGGACTCATGCTGAGTATTTCAGCTTTTTCCGCTCAAAAACAATTTCCAGAACTTAATAAAATCTATCGTCCAAAAGTTGATAGAGGTTTTGATCAATATAAATCAAACTCTTTGCGCGGGACAAAGAAGATGGTTTTAACTTTTGATGATGGACCGCACGCAACGAGGACTCCTCGCGTTCTTGATCTTCTTAAAAAATATGACGTAAAAGCGACGTTTTTCATTCTTACTAAAAATGTTAACAAGAGAACTCTCCCAATTGTTGAGAGAATTCTTAAAGAAGGACATATCCTTGCAAGCCACGATCACGATCATGGTAACAATAACAATGAAAGTAGGGCCCATTTTCACAGTGACTTAAAAAAATCAGTGAAAATGATCAAAGATATCGAAAACGATCTAGGGATTATTCAAAATGAATCTTATTACCGTTTTCCTTATGGTGCTTACGGATCAAATGAAGCGTATCACCACTTTAATGTTATGAAAGATGTCTCGGATGAGCTCTTTGGTGAAAACTGCATTAACTTTGCATTTTGGGATATTGATTCTGAGGACTGGGTTGCAAAGCTTACGCCGGAAAATATCGCTTCTAATATTCAAGCACACATCGTAGGTGGAACGGCCTATAAACATAAAACGGTTCGCACATTTTTTGGAAATACAAAACACAAAGTCGAAAAATATAAGATTCGATCTCCTAGAGGTGGAGGTGTAGTTCTTATGCACGATATTCATGAGCGCTCGATTAAGGCCACTGAACTTCTTCTCAAGTGGGCCCAAAGAGAACGCGTGAAGGTTGTTCCTTTAAATGAAGTTGAAGAATACAAATACCATGGTCGCGACTGTCGATTAAATTAA
- the sfsA gene encoding DNA/RNA nuclease SfsA, whose protein sequence is MKFDKPIVKGVILKRYKRFLADIELSEDHGEHKKGEVITAHTANTGSMKTCWEPGWPVLISFNDSPTRKLKYSLEMTHNGKTWIGVNTAIPNKISVEAIADGTIKELQGYETIKPEAKIGKSRIDIYLYDGDKKAPTKQCYVEVKNVTMLQDERRAIFPDGVSERGQKHLKELISLKEQGIRACMLYIIQRRDVEIFAPAIEIDPEYARLLKEAHKAGVEILPYQCLIDENGVQVEKLLPYEL, encoded by the coding sequence ATGAAATTTGATAAGCCCATCGTTAAAGGCGTCATTTTAAAGAGATATAAAAGGTTTTTGGCCGATATTGAACTAAGTGAAGATCATGGAGAGCACAAGAAGGGAGAGGTCATTACTGCCCATACTGCCAACACAGGGAGCATGAAAACGTGCTGGGAACCAGGCTGGCCAGTTCTCATTAGCTTCAACGACTCTCCCACAAGAAAACTTAAGTATTCTCTTGAGATGACTCATAATGGAAAAACATGGATTGGCGTCAATACAGCAATTCCAAATAAAATATCAGTTGAGGCCATCGCTGATGGAACAATCAAAGAACTTCAGGGCTATGAGACAATAAAGCCAGAAGCAAAGATTGGAAAAAGTAGAATCGATATTTATCTCTATGATGGTGACAAAAAAGCGCCGACCAAACAATGTTATGTCGAAGTTAAAAACGTTACGATGCTTCAAGATGAAAGAAGAGCAATCTTTCCTGATGGAGTTAGTGAGCGTGGACAAAAACACCTTAAAGAGCTTATTAGCTTGAAAGAGCAAGGAATTAGGGCCTGCATGCTCTATATTATTCAAAGACGTGATGTTGAAATTTTTGCACCTGCAATAGAAATTGATCCCGAGTATGCCAGACTCTTAAAAGAAGCCCATAAAGCAGGCGTAGAGATACTTCCCTACCAGTGCTTGATTGATGAAAATGGAGTTCAAGTAGAAAAACTCCTCCCTTACGAGCTATAA